A single region of the Streptomyces sp. NBC_00236 genome encodes:
- a CDS encoding TetR/AcrR family transcriptional regulator, with amino-acid sequence MSARSDDGPSRERILEAATRLFAERGYDATSTRAIAEAVGLNIATVAYHVGGKAELYRAVMRRAHLAQREVVTAALKQLHACGPSEAETRAALLGFVDAYLNLCLNHPEVPALWMRRWLSEGGDLAEIEAEFAGPLITEVATSVREVLDRVGLGAGIDIEMLVFTIVWSAHSFTQAGVIEPTGRRLGPRDLVVFDRFRRHLHDIVTSVLDRGVTDARAADHDGPGWASSPS; translated from the coding sequence ATGAGCGCCCGGTCAGACGACGGTCCCAGTCGTGAACGCATCCTGGAAGCGGCTACCCGGCTGTTCGCCGAGCGCGGCTACGACGCCACGAGCACCCGCGCCATCGCGGAGGCCGTAGGGCTCAACATCGCGACGGTCGCCTATCACGTCGGCGGGAAGGCGGAGCTCTACCGGGCAGTGATGCGCCGGGCCCACCTGGCCCAGCGCGAGGTGGTCACCGCCGCCCTGAAGCAACTGCACGCGTGCGGCCCCTCGGAGGCGGAGACCCGGGCCGCGCTGCTCGGCTTCGTCGACGCCTATCTGAACCTCTGCCTGAACCATCCCGAGGTCCCGGCGCTGTGGATGCGCCGGTGGCTGTCGGAGGGAGGTGACCTGGCCGAGATCGAGGCGGAGTTCGCGGGGCCACTCATCACCGAAGTCGCCACCTCGGTACGGGAGGTGCTCGACCGCGTCGGCCTCGGAGCCGGCATCGACATCGAGATGCTGGTGTTCACGATCGTGTGGAGCGCGCACTCGTTCACCCAGGCCGGGGTCATCGAGCCGACGGGGCGCCGGCTGGGCCCCCGCGACCTGGTCGTGTTCGACCGGTTCCGCAGGCACCTGCACGACATCGTGACCAGCGTGTTGGACCGTGGAGTCACGGACGCAAGGGCTGCGGATCACGACGGCCCGGGCTGGGCCTCCTCGCCGTCGTAG
- a CDS encoding flavin-containing monooxygenase, producing the protein MGSMGVAVVGAGAAGLAAAKALLDDGVDVTVLEKGDRPGGLWAKDNASGLSPAYDSLHLNTSKGRTEFADFPMPAAWPDYPSADLIAGYLARYAATFGVTGHIRFGTTVTAVRRPGPAWEVESRAAGGAVTEEYDAVVVANGHNWDPKWPSPAYPGNFGGLQMHAHDYRSPDVFAGKRVLVVGMGNSAMDIAVDASYVSAGPVLLSSRHGTHIVPKYLFGRPSDLTGKALAVLPWRVRQRIAQSALRLAVGGPERYGLPKPAGGLFQNHPTISDTILHRLTHGEVVARPGVERLDGGRVVFTDGSAEDVDVIVWATGYRVSIPFLDRTWLGDDPEAMPLYQRVFHLGDPTLAFVGLMQSTGAALPVVEAQARLLAAHLGGRYALPSPAEQREAVRRAHAAAVERWGQKRPMMRIDFDQYVAALPREIQAGVRRAGRGATVHTPAAKAHA; encoded by the coding sequence ATGGGCTCAATGGGAGTGGCAGTGGTCGGCGCTGGGGCGGCGGGACTGGCCGCGGCCAAGGCGCTGCTCGACGACGGCGTGGACGTCACCGTCCTGGAGAAGGGCGACCGTCCCGGCGGTCTGTGGGCCAAGGACAACGCCAGCGGGCTGTCACCGGCCTACGACAGTCTGCATCTCAACACCAGCAAGGGCCGTACCGAGTTCGCCGACTTCCCCATGCCCGCGGCGTGGCCGGACTACCCGTCGGCCGACCTGATCGCCGGCTACCTCGCCCGGTACGCCGCCACCTTCGGGGTCACCGGGCACATCCGGTTCGGCACCACCGTCACCGCCGTACGCCGCCCGGGCCCGGCCTGGGAGGTCGAGTCGCGGGCCGCGGGCGGAGCGGTGACGGAGGAGTACGACGCGGTGGTGGTCGCCAACGGCCACAACTGGGATCCGAAGTGGCCGTCCCCGGCCTACCCGGGGAACTTCGGCGGCCTGCAGATGCATGCCCACGACTACCGCAGCCCCGACGTGTTCGCCGGCAAGCGCGTGCTCGTCGTGGGCATGGGCAACTCCGCCATGGACATCGCCGTCGACGCGTCGTACGTCAGTGCCGGGCCGGTGCTGCTCTCGTCCCGTCACGGCACACACATCGTTCCCAAGTACCTCTTCGGCCGCCCCTCGGACCTGACCGGCAAGGCACTCGCGGTGCTGCCCTGGCGCGTCCGTCAGCGGATCGCGCAGTCCGCGCTGCGGCTGGCCGTCGGCGGGCCCGAGCGGTACGGGCTGCCGAAGCCGGCCGGCGGACTCTTCCAGAACCACCCGACCATCAGCGACACGATCCTGCACCGCCTCACCCATGGGGAGGTCGTCGCCCGCCCCGGGGTCGAGCGGCTCGACGGCGGCCGGGTGGTGTTCACCGACGGCAGCGCCGAGGACGTCGACGTGATCGTGTGGGCGACCGGTTACCGGGTCAGCATCCCGTTCCTGGACCGCACCTGGCTCGGCGACGACCCCGAGGCGATGCCGCTGTACCAGCGCGTCTTCCACCTCGGGGATCCGACGCTGGCATTCGTCGGTCTCATGCAGTCCACGGGTGCCGCCCTGCCGGTCGTGGAGGCGCAGGCCAGACTCCTCGCCGCCCACCTCGGCGGCCGTTACGCCCTGCCGTCACCGGCCGAGCAGCGCGAGGCGGTCCGCCGCGCCCACGCCGCGGCGGTCGAACGGTGGGGACAGAAACGGCCGATGATGCGCATCGACTTCGACCAGTACGTCGCCGCCCTGCCCCGGGAGATCCAGGCAGGTGTCCGCCGGGCGGGGCGCGGCGCCACCGTCCACACCCCTGCTGCAAAGGCACACGCATGA
- a CDS encoding SDR family NAD(P)-dependent oxidoreductase has product MSLPFLDRRHDPRGKRFLITGASGTIGRALGDRLTRAGAHVVGLDVRPSGDEPFDVIGCDVTDDDSVRSAVADALAALGGLDVLVNNAGVGGPAPAEFAPGAEVRRQLEINLLGTWRVTAACVDALVATRGRVVMVTSRMSVMQLPLAAAYGASKRAMVAYADALRLELGTHVTVSCVYPSAVRSPIHDSTKAAGLSLEGMSVYEPLEGVVDAIALAALARRPRRDVPTTRKGAVEFFLARHLPALTDRVVARTLAARVSAGAFDGAALAAGVVERNRTRP; this is encoded by the coding sequence ATGAGCCTCCCCTTCCTCGACCGGCGTCACGATCCTCGCGGGAAGCGCTTCCTCATCACCGGCGCCTCCGGCACGATCGGGCGCGCTCTCGGCGACCGGCTGACCCGGGCCGGTGCCCATGTTGTCGGCCTCGACGTGCGGCCCTCGGGCGACGAACCGTTCGACGTGATCGGCTGCGACGTCACCGACGACGACAGCGTGCGTTCCGCCGTCGCGGACGCCCTCGCGGCCCTGGGCGGCCTCGACGTCCTGGTGAACAACGCCGGTGTCGGTGGCCCCGCGCCCGCGGAGTTCGCTCCCGGAGCCGAGGTGCGCCGCCAGCTGGAGATCAACCTGCTCGGCACCTGGCGGGTGACGGCCGCCTGCGTCGACGCCCTGGTCGCCACGCGCGGGCGGGTGGTGATGGTGACCTCCCGGATGTCGGTCATGCAGCTCCCGCTCGCCGCGGCGTACGGAGCGTCCAAGCGGGCCATGGTCGCGTACGCCGACGCGCTGCGCCTGGAACTCGGCACCCACGTCACGGTCAGCTGCGTGTATCCGTCCGCGGTGCGCAGCCCCATCCACGACTCGACGAAGGCGGCCGGGCTGTCGCTGGAGGGCATGAGCGTGTACGAGCCGCTCGAAGGCGTGGTCGACGCGATCGCGCTGGCGGCGCTGGCCAGGCGGCCGCGACGGGACGTGCCCACCACCCGCAAGGGTGCGGTGGAGTTCTTCCTGGCACGTCATCTGCCCGCGCTCACCGACCGGGTCGTGGCGCGCACCCTCGCCGCCCGGGTCAGTGCCGGTGCCTTCGACGGTGCCGCGCTCGCCGCCGGAGTGGTCGAGCGGAACCGGACCCGTCCGTGA
- a CDS encoding MFS transporter: MTPRTTATARARAGRGALSAYAAGSVGMGIWVTVPGLLLLYFLTDVLGVPAFLAGLTLLLPKVVDIVVHPLLGSRSDREARRFGHRRRMMRTGVLLGGAMVAMFCVPPALTGGPAAIWVGCWFVVGNLLFAGFQVPYLTTASDLLVDYHERTRVFMFRVLCLTVGLLGAGVAAPALTSAGGRGDYTRMALLLATVMVVTSLVALVGVRRLTDECGVRVPDEAAGHSTLSDLRLAWQDRNYRALVLSYLFTGTTTHLFLAALPYFTEYVFESTGLTSILMGLFLAPAIFAGPLWTAWSRRFGKQRGLLLSQAVFATGSLALLLGAVLDGAPGVAVTAVVVMAMGIAFAGLQLFAFSMVPDVVAAAEAAGSSKAGAYTGVWTATEATGTAVGPYLYSAALALGGFVSSTSDEHVTQPGSAMTALLVGFTVVPAALMATALWFQRRYTLDGVS; the protein is encoded by the coding sequence GTGACCCCCCGGACGACCGCGACCGCGCGGGCGCGGGCGGGCCGCGGAGCCCTCTCGGCCTACGCCGCCGGCTCCGTGGGCATGGGCATCTGGGTCACCGTGCCCGGGCTGCTGCTGCTCTACTTCCTCACCGACGTCCTGGGTGTCCCCGCCTTCCTCGCAGGCCTGACCCTGCTGCTGCCCAAGGTCGTCGACATCGTCGTCCATCCGCTCCTCGGCTCGCGCTCGGACCGGGAGGCCCGCAGGTTCGGCCACCGCCGCCGGATGATGCGCACCGGTGTGCTGCTCGGTGGCGCCATGGTCGCGATGTTCTGCGTTCCGCCGGCGCTCACCGGCGGGCCCGCGGCGATCTGGGTGGGCTGCTGGTTCGTGGTGGGCAACCTGCTCTTCGCCGGCTTCCAGGTGCCGTACCTCACCACGGCCTCCGACCTGCTCGTCGACTACCACGAGCGCACGCGGGTCTTCATGTTCCGCGTGCTCTGCCTGACCGTGGGACTGCTGGGCGCCGGCGTCGCGGCGCCGGCCCTCACCTCGGCCGGGGGCCGGGGCGACTACACCCGCATGGCGCTCCTGCTCGCGACGGTCATGGTCGTCACGTCGCTGGTCGCGCTGGTCGGCGTGCGCAGGCTCACCGACGAATGCGGCGTCCGCGTCCCCGACGAGGCGGCCGGCCACTCCACCCTGTCCGACCTGCGGCTGGCCTGGCAGGACCGCAACTACCGCGCGCTGGTGCTGTCGTACCTGTTCACCGGCACGACCACCCACCTCTTCCTCGCCGCGCTGCCCTACTTCACCGAGTACGTCTTCGAGAGCACCGGGCTCACCTCGATCCTCATGGGCCTGTTCCTGGCGCCGGCGATCTTCGCCGGCCCGCTGTGGACGGCCTGGTCGCGGCGGTTCGGGAAACAGCGCGGGCTGCTGCTGTCCCAAGCCGTCTTCGCGACGGGCTCGCTGGCGCTGCTGCTCGGTGCCGTGCTCGACGGTGCGCCCGGCGTCGCCGTGACCGCCGTCGTCGTCATGGCCATGGGCATCGCGTTCGCCGGGCTGCAGTTGTTCGCGTTCTCGATGGTGCCCGACGTCGTCGCGGCGGCCGAGGCGGCGGGGTCGTCGAAGGCGGGCGCGTACACAGGGGTGTGGACCGCGACGGAGGCAACCGGCACCGCCGTCGGCCCGTACCTGTACTCGGCGGCCCTGGCGCTGGGCGGATTCGTCTCCAGCACCTCCGACGAGCACGTCACCCAGCCCGGCTCCGCGATGACCGCGCTGCTGGTCGGCTTCACCGTCGTACCGGCCGCGCTGATGGCCACCGCCCTGTGGTTCCAGCGGCGCTACACCCTGGACGGCGTCTCATGA
- a CDS encoding TSUP family transporter has protein sequence MTTLDQVAVAAVALGALAQAATGMGFSLVAAPALIAALGQQRGVSTVLVLAVLASLLPLSRDRRHTRPRDAGRLLVPTLLSTPVAAWLLHTLDTRWLAVVAGCGVLAGVGLLASGVRSSFLRRPQGAWAAGIASAALNVIGGVGGPPIGLYAANTDWSARETRATLHAFFLVQNVATAAVLGIALPTWPAVAALTAGAAAGMALAPRLRPAAARAGVLTVSCAGGLALLTTALA, from the coding sequence ATGACCACGCTGGATCAGGTCGCCGTGGCGGCCGTCGCCCTGGGGGCCCTGGCCCAGGCCGCCACCGGAATGGGCTTCTCCCTGGTGGCCGCGCCGGCGCTGATCGCCGCGCTCGGGCAGCAGCGCGGCGTCTCGACCGTGCTGGTACTCGCGGTGCTCGCCTCGCTGCTGCCGTTGTCCCGCGACCGGCGGCACACCCGGCCCCGCGACGCCGGACGCCTGCTGGTGCCCACCTTGCTGAGCACGCCGGTGGCGGCCTGGCTGCTGCACACACTGGACACCCGATGGCTGGCCGTCGTGGCCGGGTGCGGGGTCCTCGCCGGGGTCGGACTGCTGGCGTCGGGGGTGCGTTCGTCGTTCCTCCGCCGGCCACAGGGCGCGTGGGCCGCCGGTATCGCCAGCGCCGCGCTCAACGTCATCGGCGGCGTCGGTGGACCACCCATCGGGCTGTACGCCGCCAACACCGACTGGAGCGCGCGCGAGACCCGCGCGACGCTGCACGCCTTCTTCCTGGTGCAGAACGTGGCCACCGCCGCCGTCCTGGGCATCGCGCTCCCCACCTGGCCCGCCGTGGCCGCACTCACCGCCGGCGCGGCAGCCGGCATGGCCCTCGCCCCCCGCCTGCGCCCGGCAGCCGCCCGCGCCGGCGTCCTCACCGTGTCCTGCGCGGGCGGCCTGGCCCTGCTCACCACCGCCCTCGCCTGA
- a CDS encoding DUF397 domain-containing protein, whose protein sequence is MSTPKLEATTWRKSSYSGQGGDCVEVADGVSGIVPVRDSKDATGPVVSFSGHSWSAFIADVKAARGSR, encoded by the coding sequence ATGAGCACCCCCAAGCTTGAAGCCACCACGTGGCGCAAGAGCAGTTACAGCGGCCAGGGCGGCGACTGCGTCGAGGTGGCGGACGGGGTTTCCGGCATCGTGCCAGTGAGGGACAGCAAGGACGCCACCGGACCCGTGGTCTCCTTCAGCGGTCACAGCTGGTCAGCATTCATCGCTGACGTGAAGGCGGCTCGTGGCAGCCGCTGA
- a CDS encoding helix-turn-helix domain-containing protein translates to MAASRPTVRRRRLAALLVDLRERAGKTPEMAAERIGCHRTKINRIENARLGVSLGELRDLLTFYGVEDATQVEEAVALAQRSREPGWVQRAGLARPSYADFIDYERTADYIRSFQNSLIAGLLQTPDYAKAVLSTSPSTLEQDEVEALVTARIKRQEVLQRPEPPRMCVIEGESALRLQVGGAQVMRKQLEHLLTVAERPSVEVQVIPDSAGAHAGLAGSFVLFGFPNPSFSEVVCVEHRTGTLYMETPEETGEYTLIFDSLRSIALSPRDSLDLIAKVRQEL, encoded by the coding sequence ATGGCCGCATCACGTCCGACAGTCCGTCGTCGCCGCCTTGCTGCACTGCTGGTTGACCTTCGAGAGCGAGCGGGCAAGACCCCGGAGATGGCAGCCGAACGCATCGGTTGCCACCGAACGAAGATCAATCGCATCGAGAACGCACGTCTCGGCGTCTCTCTGGGAGAGCTACGGGACTTGCTGACGTTCTACGGAGTGGAAGACGCGACGCAGGTCGAGGAAGCCGTTGCCCTCGCTCAACGAAGCCGTGAACCGGGTTGGGTGCAGCGCGCAGGACTGGCACGACCCTCGTACGCAGACTTCATCGACTATGAGCGAACGGCTGACTACATCCGCTCTTTCCAGAACAGCTTGATCGCGGGTCTGTTGCAGACACCCGACTACGCCAAAGCTGTTCTCTCCACGTCCCCCTCCACGCTTGAGCAAGACGAGGTTGAAGCGCTCGTAACGGCCCGGATCAAGCGTCAAGAGGTACTGCAACGCCCCGAGCCGCCCCGGATGTGCGTCATCGAGGGAGAGTCTGCGCTCCGGCTTCAGGTGGGGGGAGCTCAGGTGATGCGGAAGCAGCTTGAGCACCTGTTGACGGTGGCGGAACGCCCGAGCGTTGAAGTCCAGGTCATCCCCGACAGCGCGGGCGCCCATGCTGGACTGGCCGGATCGTTCGTCCTCTTCGGCTTCCCCAACCCGTCCTTCTCTGAGGTTGTCTGCGTCGAGCACCGGACCGGGACGCTCTACATGGAGACGCCGGAGGAGACGGGCGAATATACGCTCATCTTCGACTCGTTGCGCTCCATCGCATTGAGCCCCAGAGACAGCCTCGACTTGATCGCCAAAGTGCGACAGGAGCTGTAG
- a CDS encoding radical SAM protein: protein MTTFVERPTREVAGDLQSLELEITGKCQLTCTHCLSESSPQAGHGVMSLDDWRTVIFDAAALGIHTIQLIGGEPTVHPHWRALTEYALSLGRHVEVYSNLYAVHEQWWELFTHPAVTLGTSYYSDEAAEHDKITGRNGSYVRTRRNIREAVERGATVRAGIVEVLPGQRVAEARAELRSMGVTRINVDRARAVGRALLPGQSPTLDEMCGRCTRGRAAVLPNGDLAGCVLARDFPAGNVRENRLAELLGGEAWADLAARIPLPARNACSPDDSGDCDPASTTACGPKY from the coding sequence ATGACCACATTCGTCGAACGACCCACCCGCGAGGTGGCTGGCGACCTCCAGTCACTTGAACTGGAGATCACAGGGAAGTGCCAACTGACCTGCACCCACTGCCTGTCGGAGTCCAGTCCACAGGCAGGCCACGGGGTCATGTCCCTTGACGACTGGCGCACGGTCATCTTCGATGCCGCCGCGTTGGGTATCCACACGATTCAGCTCATCGGCGGCGAGCCGACGGTTCACCCGCACTGGCGGGCTCTCACCGAATACGCGCTGTCCCTCGGGCGGCATGTGGAGGTGTACAGCAACCTGTACGCGGTCCACGAGCAGTGGTGGGAGCTGTTCACGCATCCGGCGGTGACGCTGGGGACCAGCTACTACAGCGACGAAGCAGCCGAGCACGACAAGATCACTGGGCGGAACGGGAGTTACGTCCGAACGCGACGCAACATCCGTGAGGCGGTGGAGCGGGGCGCCACGGTCCGGGCTGGGATCGTGGAAGTCCTTCCGGGGCAACGTGTCGCCGAAGCTCGTGCCGAGCTGCGATCCATGGGCGTGACCCGGATCAACGTGGACAGGGCGCGGGCAGTCGGCCGGGCGCTGTTGCCGGGGCAGTCGCCGACGCTGGATGAGATGTGCGGGAGGTGCACACGCGGGCGTGCCGCCGTCCTTCCGAACGGGGACCTTGCCGGGTGCGTGCTGGCACGGGACTTCCCTGCCGGGAATGTGCGGGAGAACCGGTTGGCGGAACTGCTCGGTGGAGAGGCTTGGGCTGACCTCGCGGCACGGATTCCGCTGCCCGCCCGGAACGCCTGCTCACCGGACGACAGCGGCGATTGCGACCCTGCGAGCACTACCGCCTGTGGGCCCAAGTACTGA
- a CDS encoding protein-L-isoaspartate O-methyltransferase family protein, with product MPSLVVRMLRHGRLGEGLSVLDLGTGSGGLTAYAARRIGDQHVTSLDVDSHLTRAAGKRLAQLGIHPHFVTADATERVPGTYDRIVSTVGLPAGTGLRPLLGALAPGGRIATTLGRTCLIVTGWKHANGDVVGRVEHDMAGFMATRSGDDYPPELTELFTTARTTDGEDVSTGRYPVVDVANSWELRSMLELTVPGMEFAYEELNDGTRTACLVHPDGSWARASAVWTDPPEVHQSGPRKLWTTVERVRNRLNTEGSLPLLGARVRIGPDGVCHFSRGGWRASLGDG from the coding sequence ATGCCAAGCCTCGTGGTGCGCATGCTCCGGCATGGACGCCTAGGAGAAGGGCTGTCGGTCCTCGACCTGGGCACCGGGAGCGGCGGACTCACCGCCTACGCGGCCCGCCGCATCGGGGACCAGCACGTGACCAGCCTGGATGTGGACTCGCACCTGACCCGTGCGGCCGGTAAACGCCTGGCCCAACTCGGCATCCACCCCCACTTCGTCACCGCCGACGCTACGGAGCGCGTGCCGGGTACGTACGACCGGATCGTGTCCACGGTCGGCCTGCCCGCCGGTACGGGGCTGAGGCCGCTGCTCGGAGCGCTGGCACCTGGAGGACGCATTGCCACGACCCTCGGGCGAACCTGCCTGATCGTCACCGGCTGGAAGCACGCCAACGGCGATGTCGTCGGACGAGTGGAACACGACATGGCCGGATTCATGGCCACGCGCTCGGGGGACGACTACCCGCCCGAACTCACCGAACTCTTCACCACCGCGCGGACCACGGATGGGGAAGACGTCAGCACGGGGCGCTATCCCGTGGTGGACGTAGCGAACTCCTGGGAACTGCGGTCCATGCTGGAACTCACCGTGCCCGGCATGGAATTTGCCTACGAAGAACTCAACGACGGGACGCGGACGGCCTGCCTCGTCCATCCCGACGGGTCGTGGGCCCGCGCATCCGCTGTGTGGACCGACCCGCCAGAAGTGCACCAGAGCGGGCCGCGAAAGCTGTGGACCACTGTGGAACGCGTCCGCAACCGCCTCAACACTGAGGGATCGCTGCCCCTGCTCGGCGCGCGGGTTCGCATCGGGCCGGATGGCGTGTGCCACTTCTCCCGTGGCGGATGGAGAGCGTCTCTCGGAGACGGGTAG
- a CDS encoding DUF4291 domain-containing protein, with product MTAPQPPQHGIRALHTDTTITVYQAYAPALGLPAARDGRFPPAWKRDRMTWIKPSFLWMMYRCGWAAKEGQETVLAVEITREGFDWALANAELSHYERGVHPDLATWKRDLRQAPARVQWDPERDLHLNRLPYRSLQLGLAGEASRRYADEWTVAIRDVTALAREVHGLVRAGRDDEAGRLLPEETPYPAPGYVPGC from the coding sequence ATGACCGCACCACAGCCACCGCAGCACGGAATCCGAGCGCTCCACACCGACACGACCATCACCGTCTACCAGGCGTACGCCCCGGCCCTCGGCCTCCCCGCCGCCCGCGACGGACGCTTCCCGCCCGCCTGGAAGCGGGACCGCATGACATGGATCAAGCCGAGCTTCCTGTGGATGATGTACCGCTGCGGCTGGGCGGCCAAGGAGGGCCAGGAGACGGTCCTGGCCGTCGAGATCACCCGTGAGGGCTTCGACTGGGCGCTGGCCAACGCCGAACTCTCGCACTACGAACGGGGCGTGCACCCGGACCTCGCCACGTGGAAGCGCGACCTCCGCCAGGCCCCGGCCCGCGTCCAGTGGGACCCCGAGCGCGACCTGCACCTGAACCGGCTCCCGTACCGCTCCCTTCAACTGGGCCTCGCGGGGGAGGCGTCGCGGCGGTACGCGGACGAGTGGACGGTGGCGATCCGTGACGTCACCGCGCTCGCCCGGGAGGTCCATGGGCTGGTGCGGGCGGGCCGGGACGACGAGGCGGGCCGGCTGCTGCCGGAGGAGACGCCGTACCCGGCCCCCGGGTACGTGCCGGGCTGCTGA